The segment AGTCCGAATTTTATAATAAAATATTTGAATACAAAATAGAAAACAACAAAGTTTATTATTCCAAGAAATATGAGATTCAGCCAGTTTGTATGTTCGTAAAGCAGTCCGAATATAGCAAAATCAAAGATAGTTCCTCTTATATAACCGATGGCTATATCCAAAAATGCCATTGGTATAGTCATTAATCCGCATAATGCAGAATAAATTATATATAACAGCGGTGACAGAAACAGGAATGAAAATTCCACAGGTTCTGTTACATTGCCGAGAAATGCAGTAAGTACAATTGTCAGTATAATACCTTTGGCTATTTTCTTATTTTCCTTGAAAGCAGTGTGATACATAGCCAGTCCTATAGCAGGGATTCTAAACATAGTATTCAGCATCTGACCTGCACCGAGATATGAAGTAAGCATAGGCATAAGTCTTTTCCAGCTTTCGTGTTCTGGTCCCAGTTTAAATAAAATTTCATTTGTAGCGTTAAGGACACCTATGTAAGATTCGCCGTTTATAATATATGTTCCTCCTGCGGGAGTAAATCTTACCACAGAAGCCAGTACGTGATGGAGACCAAAAGGTATAAGGGCACGGTTTAAAAACCAGTAAATACCTACTCCGTAATATTTATTCATAAATATAAATGATATACTAATCAGAAATTTTGTAAGAAATCCCCATATAAAAGGTATAATAAATCCAATAGGTATCATATAGGCAAATGTAATAATAGGCACGGATTTTTTCCCTCCGAAGAATGCAAAGACAAGAGGCAGTTCAAGTTTATAATATCTGTCAGCCGCTCTTGCAGCAACAATTCCGGAAATAATACCTCCTATGGCATCAATACGAAGAGTGTGTATACCCAAAACCATTCCTTGACCTACTACTGTGGGGTTTTCCGTAACGATATTTCCTGTAAGTGTCAGATAGACATTCATAGTAACAAGAAGAGTAAGATAACCAAGTACAGATGAAAAAACAGCTATCCCTTTTTCCTTTTTTGATAATCCGTAAGCAACACCCATTGCAAATAATAACGGTATATTATTAAAAATAACAGTGGAAATATTTTTCAAACTTTCAAATACCGCCTGAAGAACACCGTTTCCGAGAAAGGGCATTCTTTCTATAAGGTAAGCCTGCGTCAGTGCTCCCGTGATACCCATTAACATTCCTATAGGAGCCATAACGCCTATAGGCAGAAGTAAAGACCGTCCAAAGGTCTGAATATCCTGTTTTAGCTTTTCTTTCATTTAATCTCCTCCAAATTTATTATATTTCAAATTATCTTCTTAAAGCAAGTATAGGAATT is part of the Sebaldella sp. S0638 genome and harbors:
- a CDS encoding PTS transporter subunit EIIC → MKEKLKQDIQTFGRSLLLPIGVMAPIGMLMGITGALTQAYLIERMPFLGNGVLQAVFESLKNISTVIFNNIPLLFAMGVAYGLSKKEKGIAVFSSVLGYLTLLVTMNVYLTLTGNIVTENPTVVGQGMVLGIHTLRIDAIGGIISGIVAARAADRYYKLELPLVFAFFGGKKSVPIITFAYMIPIGFIIPFIWGFLTKFLISISFIFMNKYYGVGIYWFLNRALIPFGLHHVLASVVRFTPAGGTYIINGESYIGVLNATNEILFKLGPEHESWKRLMPMLTSYLGAGQMLNTMFRIPAIGLAMYHTAFKENKKIAKGIILTIVLTAFLGNVTEPVEFSFLFLSPLLYIIYSALCGLMTIPMAFLDIAIGYIRGTIFDFAIFGLLYEHTNWLNLIFLGIINFVVFYFVFKYFIIKFGLATPGREQVVQNSDLLKSKKYDEIADMLVTALGGRENIVHVENCITRLRIDLKNQDIVDKDLIKKAGASGTFFPQKNHIHVVYGPHVEFVRNAVDDKLGH